A region from the Rosa rugosa chromosome 6, drRosRugo1.1, whole genome shotgun sequence genome encodes:
- the LOC133717480 gene encoding uncharacterized protein LOC133717480 isoform X3: MSAMVARGDGTTNGERNGENRGWSLKDDSKAKDGKQSGGSVKCPVCGKRGHTVDTCFRVHKCQICGKHGHLTSTCYQNPDYKGQQVPQNRPSSNGLTPECQICSKKGHTAANCFYRTDVPAGHPSLSIPTCQICGLKGHVALNCTHRANFAYQGSEPPASLTALTAQSSGGYNCGFPQPQGGYQGEYLVPNGASNSSFPGGFHPSSGASTSSSGHSMNQSGASASSPAHVNNDVWIGDSGATHHMTSDLRNLTIAQPYTSNNKITIGQGIQNCSLPRKEQ, translated from the exons ATGAGTGCTATGGTTGCCAGAGGAGATGGTACAACGAATGGAGAGAGAAATGGTGAAAATAGAGGATGGAGTCTCAAAGATGACAGTAAAGCTAAGGATGGCAAACAAAGTGGTGGGAGTGTTAAATGTCCAGTGTGTGGGAAGAGAGGCCATACTGTAGACACATGCTTTCGTGTTCACAAGTGCCAGATTTGTGGCAAACATGGACATCTCACAAGTACTTGTTATCAAAATCCTGACTATAAGGGCCAGCAAGTTCCCCAAAATAGGCCATCTAGCAATGGACTAACACCTGAATGTCAAATCTGCTCCAAGAAAGGTCATACTGCTGCCAACTGTTTCTACAGAACAGATGTACCTGCTGGTCATCCGTCCTTGTCCATTCCCACTTGTCAAATCTGTGGATTAAAGGGACATGTTGCTTTAAACTGTACTCATAGAGCTAATTTTGCCTATCAAGGGTCTGAGCCACCTGCATCTCTTACTGCTTTAACTGCTCAGTCTTCTGGAGGCTACAATTGTGGTTTTCCACAACCTCAGGGTGGCTATCAGGGTGAATACCTTGTACCTAATGGAGCATCCAACTCAAGTTTCCCTGGTGGCTTTCATCCAAGCAGTGGTGCATCAACATCTTCTTCTGGACACTCCATGAATCAGTCTGGTGCATCTGCTTCATCTCCTGCTCATGTCAACAATGATGTGTGGATAGGAGACTCTGGTGCTACACATCACATGACTTCTGATCTTCGAAATCTCACAATTGCTCAGCCATATACATCTAACAACAAAATCACCATTG GacaaggcatccaaaactgttctCTACCAAGGAAAGAGCAGTGA
- the LOC133717480 gene encoding uncharacterized protein LOC133717480 isoform X2 encodes MSAMVARGDGTTNGERNGENRGWSLKDDSKAKDGKQSGGSVKCPVCGKRGHTVDTCFRVHKCQICGKHGHLTSTCYQNPDYKGQQVPQNRPSSNGLTPECQICSKKGHTAANCFYRTDVPAGHPSLSIPTCQICGLKGHVALNCTHRANFAYQGSEPPASLTALTAQSSGGYNCGFPQPQGGYQGEYLVPNGASNSSFPGGFHPSSGASTSSSGHSMNQSGASASSPAHVNNDVWIGDSGATHHMTSDLRNLTIAQPYTSNNKITIGNGQGIQNCSLPRKEQ; translated from the exons ATGAGTGCTATGGTTGCCAGAGGAGATGGTACAACGAATGGAGAGAGAAATGGTGAAAATAGAGGATGGAGTCTCAAAGATGACAGTAAAGCTAAGGATGGCAAACAAAGTGGTGGGAGTGTTAAATGTCCAGTGTGTGGGAAGAGAGGCCATACTGTAGACACATGCTTTCGTGTTCACAAGTGCCAGATTTGTGGCAAACATGGACATCTCACAAGTACTTGTTATCAAAATCCTGACTATAAGGGCCAGCAAGTTCCCCAAAATAGGCCATCTAGCAATGGACTAACACCTGAATGTCAAATCTGCTCCAAGAAAGGTCATACTGCTGCCAACTGTTTCTACAGAACAGATGTACCTGCTGGTCATCCGTCCTTGTCCATTCCCACTTGTCAAATCTGTGGATTAAAGGGACATGTTGCTTTAAACTGTACTCATAGAGCTAATTTTGCCTATCAAGGGTCTGAGCCACCTGCATCTCTTACTGCTTTAACTGCTCAGTCTTCTGGAGGCTACAATTGTGGTTTTCCACAACCTCAGGGTGGCTATCAGGGTGAATACCTTGTACCTAATGGAGCATCCAACTCAAGTTTCCCTGGTGGCTTTCATCCAAGCAGTGGTGCATCAACATCTTCTTCTGGACACTCCATGAATCAGTCTGGTGCATCTGCTTCATCTCCTGCTCATGTCAACAATGATGTGTGGATAGGAGACTCTGGTGCTACACATCACATGACTTCTGATCTTCGAAATCTCACAATTGCTCAGCCATATACATCTAACAACAAAATCACCATTGGTAATG GacaaggcatccaaaactgttctCTACCAAGGAAAGAGCAGTGA
- the LOC133717480 gene encoding uncharacterized protein LOC133717480 isoform X1, whose product MSAMVARGDGTTNGERNGENRGWSLKDDSKAKDGKQSGGSVKCPVCGKRGHTVDTCFRVHKCQICGKHGHLTSTCYQNPDYKGQQVPQNRPSSNGLTPECQICSKKGHTAANCFYRTDVPAGHPSLSIPTCQICGLKGHVALNCTHRANFAYQGSEPPASLTALTAQSSGGYNCGFPQPQGGYQGEYLVPNGASNSSFPGGFHPSSGASTSSSGHSMNQSGASASSPAHVNNDVWIGDSGATHHMTSDLRNLTIAQPYTSNNKITIGNGTGQGIQNCSLPRKEQ is encoded by the exons ATGAGTGCTATGGTTGCCAGAGGAGATGGTACAACGAATGGAGAGAGAAATGGTGAAAATAGAGGATGGAGTCTCAAAGATGACAGTAAAGCTAAGGATGGCAAACAAAGTGGTGGGAGTGTTAAATGTCCAGTGTGTGGGAAGAGAGGCCATACTGTAGACACATGCTTTCGTGTTCACAAGTGCCAGATTTGTGGCAAACATGGACATCTCACAAGTACTTGTTATCAAAATCCTGACTATAAGGGCCAGCAAGTTCCCCAAAATAGGCCATCTAGCAATGGACTAACACCTGAATGTCAAATCTGCTCCAAGAAAGGTCATACTGCTGCCAACTGTTTCTACAGAACAGATGTACCTGCTGGTCATCCGTCCTTGTCCATTCCCACTTGTCAAATCTGTGGATTAAAGGGACATGTTGCTTTAAACTGTACTCATAGAGCTAATTTTGCCTATCAAGGGTCTGAGCCACCTGCATCTCTTACTGCTTTAACTGCTCAGTCTTCTGGAGGCTACAATTGTGGTTTTCCACAACCTCAGGGTGGCTATCAGGGTGAATACCTTGTACCTAATGGAGCATCCAACTCAAGTTTCCCTGGTGGCTTTCATCCAAGCAGTGGTGCATCAACATCTTCTTCTGGACACTCCATGAATCAGTCTGGTGCATCTGCTTCATCTCCTGCTCATGTCAACAATGATGTGTGGATAGGAGACTCTGGTGCTACACATCACATGACTTCTGATCTTCGAAATCTCACAATTGCTCAGCCATATACATCTAACAACAAAATCACCATTGGTAATGGTACAG GacaaggcatccaaaactgttctCTACCAAGGAAAGAGCAGTGA
- the LOC133714373 gene encoding uncharacterized protein LOC133714373, translating to MSFPGSTFHPGSTPGTQEINTADTPSAEHRRSADFNPDDHIIPWVGLPSFDREPHSDEMKQSCNRLYKAAVKGNWIMAKQIIDEDETNSILGLNITYGKYTTLHVAAGAPHVHFVNQLLEMMATRPEYRKYLLRLKDGRGNTAFCLAAAAGSIEIIKTMMAHDPSLQGRLGGEGKTPLYMATLFGHEQMASYLYGLYVEPLPRGEDLLGVFFSCINTGLYGLAAEVLRQHPSFALIKTRC from the exons ATGTCATTCCCTGGCTCGACGTTCCACCCAG gaTCAACGCCTGGAACACAAGAAATCAATACGGCTGACACTCCATCTGCAGAACATCGGAGAAGTGCCGACTTTAACCCTGACGACCATATTATCCCATGGGTTGGTTTGCCTTCCTTTGACCGCGAACCCC ACTCAGATGAAATGAAACAATCATGCAATCGTCTGTATAAAGCTGCGGTAAAAGGTAACTGGATAATGGCAAAACAAATCATAGACGAAGATGAGACCAACAGCATATTAGGTCTGAATATTACATATGGAAAGTACACCACACTTCATGTTGCAGCCGGAGCGCCACATGTTCACTTTGTGAATCAATTGCTGGAAATGATGGCCACGCGGCCGGAATACCGAAAATATCTCTTGCGACTAAAAGATGGAAGAGGTAATACTGCCTTCTGTTTAGCTGCGGCTGCTGGATCTATAGAAATTATTAAAACTATGATGGCACATGATCCAAGCCTGCAAGGAAGATTGGGTGGGGAAGGAAAGACGCCACTCTACATGGCTACTTTGTTTGGACATGAGCAAATGGCCTCGTACCTGTATGGGCTGTATGTTGAACCGTTACCTCGAGGCGAAGATCTGCTTGGAGTATTTTTCAGTTGCATAAATACTGGTCTCTATG